Genomic window (Deltaproteobacteria bacterium):
CGCGCGCGGCCTTTTCCCACTCGGCCTCGGTCGGCAACCGCTTGCCGGCCCAGGCGCAGTAGTCGGCGGCGTCGCGCCAGGTCACGTAGACGATCGGCAGCCGGTCGTCGGCGACGAAGCGACCGTCGCCGGTCACCAGCGGCGCCACGTCGCAGTAGCCGGCCGCCGCGCACGCGCGGTACGCGCCGACCGTCACCTCGTAGCGGTCGATGTCGTACGCCGGCAGGTACACCTCGCGCAGCGGTCGCGCGTTGCCGACGAGGTTGTCCGCCGTGCAGACGGTCTCCTGGGCGCCGTCGCCAAACTCGCGCACGCAGTCGGCGCGCAGCTCGCTGCGGGCCGCCGGATCGTCGGGAAAGCCCATCCAGAACGGCCCGGCCGGGATGCGCACCATGTCCGGTTCCGCGCGGACGACCACGACCGCTCGCCCGGCACGTCCGGCCGACGCCATGGATGCAACGGCAACCGATGCGGCCGCCGCCGCGGCCCAGCATGCCACGGTGCGCATATCGCGAGCATAGTCCGGACGGCGCCGCGGCGCCCGCGGCAGCCTCACCGCCGGGTCGCGAGCCATGCGCCGGCGACCGCCGCGCGCTCCGCCGGCGACGCGGCGTCGGCCAGCAGCGCCGCGGCATCGGCCGCCGCCCCGGCGCGACCGACCCGCGCCACGAGTTGCGCGACGGCGGCCGCCCGCACGCGGTCGTCGTCGTCGCCGAGCAGGGCGCGCAAGGCGTCGGGATCGTCCACGGCGCCGACCGCCCGGGCGCGGACGACCGGATCGTCGTCGCCGATCGCCGCCGCCAGGAGTGCGCGCGCGTCGGCCTCGGGCCGGCTCCCCAGCGCAGCGATCGCCGCCCGGCGCACCGCGGGGTCGGCGTGGCGGGCGAGCTCGACCAGCCGCGCCAACGCCTCCGGCCCCGGCACGAAGGCCAACCCCTC
Coding sequences:
- a CDS encoding HEAT repeat domain-containing protein — translated: RAACARALGDAARHGYAGRAAYWEVVKRVADRDERVRAAAAFASAALGRERFARELFRLRKETSPVVLAALAEGLAFVPGPEALARLVELARHADPAVRRAAIAALGSRPEADARALLAAAIGDDDPVVRARAVGAVDDPDALRALLGDDDDRVRAAAVAQLVARVGRAGAAADAAALLADAASPAERAAVAGAWLATRR